A section of the Gallus gallus isolate bGalGal1 chromosome 4, bGalGal1.mat.broiler.GRCg7b, whole genome shotgun sequence genome encodes:
- the SRP72 gene encoding signal recognition particle subunit SRP72 translates to MAAATAGGPGAATALWSEVNRCGQNGDFARALKSVNKILQINKDDVTALQCKVVCLIQNGSFKEALSVINTHTKVLSSDVIAFEKAYCEYRLNRIENALKTIQSASQQTDKLKELYGQVLYRLERYDDCLAAYRDLIRNSQDEYEEERKTNLSAVVAAQSTWERVTPENLGLREATYELCYNNACALIGQGKLNEAMKKLQKAEELCRQSLSEDSDVTEEDIEAELAIIHGQMAYIMQLQGRTEDALQLYNQIIKLKPTDVGLLAVIANNIITINKDQNVFDSKKKVKLTNAEGVEHKLSKKQLQAIEFNKALLAMYTNQAEQCRKLSASLQSQSPEHLLPVLIQAAQLCREKQHTKAIGLLQDFAEQHPANAAEIKLTMAQLKIAQGSVTKACMILRSIEELQHKPGMVSALVTMYSHEEDIDSAIEVFTQAIQWYQQFQPESPVHLSLIREAANFKLKHGRKKEAISDLEELWKQNPKDVHTLAQLISAYSLVDPEKAKVLSKHLPSSDTMSLKVDVDALENSHGATYVRKKAGKLTGDNQQKEQGQGEVKKKKKKKKGKLPKNYDPKVTPDPERWLPMRERSYYRGRKKGKKKDQVGKGTQGSTTAGSSELDASRTASSPPTSPRPGSAAAVSAASNVIPPRHQKPAGAPATKKKQQQKKKKGGKGGW, encoded by the exons ATGGCGGCGGCGACtgcgggcggccccggggcggcgACGGCGCTGTGGAGCGAGGTGAACCGCTGCGGCCAGAACGGTGACTTCGCCCGCGCGCTCAAGTCTGTCAACAAGA TTCTGCAGATCAACAAAGACGATGTGACTGCACTTCAGTGTAAAGTGGTATGTCTTATCCAAAATGGGAGCTTCAAGGAAGCCCTCAGTGTAATCAACACCCACACTAAAGTGTTGTCCAG TGATGTTATTGCCTTTGAGAAGGCCTACTGTGAATACAGGTTGAATCGCATTGAAAATGCTCTCAAGACCATTCAGAGTGCCAGTCAGCAGACAGACAAACTGAAGGAGCTGTATGGACAAGTG TTGTACAGGTTGGAGCGTTATGATGATTGTCTGGCTGCATACCGGGATCTCATCCGCAACTCCCAGGATGAGTATGAGGAAGAACGAAAAACCAACCTCTCTGCTGTTGTGGCAGCACAAAGTACATGGGAGAGAGTAACGCCA GAAAACTTGGGCCTTCGAGAAGCTACCTACGAGCTGTGTTATAACAACGCGTGTGCATTGATTGGACAAGGAAAGCTGAATGAAGCAATGAAGAaactacagaaagcagaag agCTGTGTCGCCAGTCACTCTCAGAAGACTCT gaTGTGACTGAAGAAGATATTGAGGCTGAGCTCGCCATTATTCATGGTCAGATGGCATATATCATGCAACTGCAGGGTCGTACAGAGGATGCTCTACAACTCTACAATCAAATAATCAAGTTGAA GCCAACAGATGTAGGACTGCTTGCCGTCATTGCAAATAATATCATCACAATTAACAAG GACCAAAATGTTTTTGACTCAAAGAAGAAGGTGAAGCTGACCAATGCAGAAGGTGTTGAGCATAAACTCTCCAAGAAACAGCTTCAGGCAATTGAATTCAACAAAGCTTTGCTGGCAATGTACACTAACCAG GCGGAGCAGTGCCGCAAACTGTCAGCAAGCCTGCAGTCACAGAGCCCTGAGCATCTGCTTCCCGTGCTAATCCAGGCAGCTCAACTGTGTCGTGAAAAGCAGCATACAAAGGCCATAGGGCTTCTGCAG GactttgcagagcagcaccctGCCAATGCAGCTGAGATCAAGCTGACGATGGCCCAGCTAAAAATTGCTCAAG GCAGCGTTACCAAGGCCTGTATGATTTTGAGGAGCATAGAAGAACTGCAGCACAAGCCTGGTATG GTGTCTGCATTGGTGACGATGTACAGTCATGAGGAAGACATTGACAGTGCAATTGAGGTCTTCACACAGGCTATCCAGTGGTATCAGCAATTCCAG CCAGAGTCTCCTGTCCATTTGTCACTGATAAGGGAAGCTGCCAACTTCAAATTAAAGCATggcaggaagaaagaagcaatCAGCGACTTGGAGGAGCTCTGGAA GCAAAACCCAAAGGATGTGCACACTTTGGCACAACTCATCTCTGCCTACTCCCTTGTGGACCCTGAAAAAGCGAAAGT TCTTAGCAAGCATTTGCCTTCCTCGGACACCATGTCGCTGAAAGTTGATGTTGATGCGCTAGAGAACTCCCATGGTGCAACCTACGTTCGGAAGAAAGCTGGGAAACTCACTGGAGACAACCAACAGAAAGAGCAAGG ACAAGGGGAggtgaagaagaagaagaaaaagaagaaag GAAAGTTGCCCAAGAACTATGACCCCAAGGTAACTCCTGATCCTGAGCGGTGGCTTCCAATGCGAGAACGTTCGTACTATCGTGGACGGAAGAAGGGCAAGAAGAAGGACCAGGTTGGCAAGGGAACTCAGGGTTCAACCACAGCTGGTTCCTCTGAACT GGATGCCAGTAGGACTGCCAGCAGCCCACCTACCTCCCCTCGGCccggcagtgctgcagctgtatCGGCTGCAAGTAATGTCATCCCTCCCAGGCACCAAAAACCTGCTGGTGCCCCTGCCACcaagaagaaacaacagcagaagaagaagaaaggagggaaaggagggtGGTAG
- the ARL9 gene encoding ADP-ribosylation factor-like protein 9 isoform X1: protein MGSRLRPVALCGAVLAAAGGAAVAAWAWAYVRGRARRPPPAPAEQVKGTSRQILVLGLDGAGKSSVLHSLATNQVKRSVAPTEGFNAVCINSGESQMEFLEIGGSESLRSYWKMYLPKVLLLIYVVDSADHARLPVAKELLHQLIQNNSTLPVVVLANKQDLEGAYCITDIYDALALSDIGDKRKMFLLATHVAEDGSEISSSMKDAKELIAQLVLEMQ, encoded by the exons aTGGGCAGCCGGCTGCGGCCCGTGGCGCTGTGCGGAGCGGTGCTggccgcggcgggcggcgcggcggtggCGGCCTGGGCATGGGCCTACGTGCGGGGCCGGGCCCGCCGCCCTCCTCCCGCCCCTGCCGAGCAG GTGAAGGGAACCAGCAGGCAGATCCTGGTGCTGGGCCTGGACGGGGCGGGGAAGAGCAGCGTGCTCCACTCGCTGGCCACCAACCAGGTGAAGCGCAGCGTGGCGCCCACCGAGGGCTTCAACGCCGTCTGCATCAACAGCGGGGAGAGCCAGATGGAGTTCCTGGAGA TTGGGGGCAGTGAATCTCTGCGTTCATACTGGAAGATGTACCTGCCCAAAGTTCTGTTGCTCATCTACGTCGTGGATTCAGCTGATCATGCCCGACTGCCTGTGGCAAAAGAACTACTTCATCAACTGATCCAGAACAACTCCACCCTGCCAGTGGTGGTTCTGGCCAACAAGCAG GACCTCGAAGGTGCATACTGCATCACAGATATCTATGATGCTCTGGCACTGTCTGATATCGGGGACAAGAGGAAGATGTTCTTGCTTGCTACCCACGTGGCAGAAGATGGCTCAGAGATCTCCTCCAGCATGAAGGATGCCAAGGAGTTGATAGCACAGCTGGTTTTGGAAATGCAATGA
- the LEPROTL1 gene encoding leptin receptor overlapping transcript-like 1, whose amino-acid sequence MAGIKALISLSFGGAVGLMFLMLGCALPQYNQYWPLFVLFFYILSPIPYCIARRLVDDTDATSNACKELAVFLTTGIVVSAFGLPIVFARAELIYWGACALVLTGNTVIFATILGFFLVFGSNDDFSWQQW is encoded by the exons ATGGCCGGCATCAAAG CTCTGATCAGCCTGTCCTTCGGGGGAGCGGTGGGACTGATGTTCCTGATGCTGGGCTGCGCTCTTCCTCAGTACAA ccaaTACTGGCcactgtttgttctgtttttttacaTCCTTTCTCCTATCCCGTACTGCATAGCAAGAAGATTAGTAGATGACACAGATGCTACGAGTAACGCCTGCAAGGAGCTGGCCGTATTTCTTACAACAGGCATTGTTGTCTCGGCATTTGGACTGCCTATAGTGTTTGCCAGAGCAGAACTG ATTTACTGGGGTGCCTGTGCACTTGTTCTTACGGGGAATACAGTCATCTTCGCTACGATCCTAGGATTTTTCTTGGTCTTTGGCAGCAATGACGActtcagctggcagcagtggtgA
- the ARL9 gene encoding ADP-ribosylation factor-like protein 9 isoform X2 translates to MVCRNREGERKTHELTAGSWVRADSFHPGVPPGPQQRQLGTGGCRGLVAAGTSVCLSVGGAARPAAGRRLSPGRAEQDGAGRGAAMGSRLRPVALCGAVLAAAGGAAVAAWAWAYVRGRARRPPPAPAEQVKGTSRQILVLGLDGAGKSSVLHSLATNQVKRSVAPTEGFNAVCINSGESQMEFLESW, encoded by the exons ATGGTCTGTAGAAACcgagaaggggaaaggaagactCATGAGCTTACAGCCGGCAGCTGGGTGAGGGCAGACTCTTTCCACCCGGGTGTACCTCCAGGACCACAGCAGCGCCAACTGGGGACGGGAGGCTGCCGGGGCCTCGTCGCTGCAGGCACGTCCGTCTGCCTGTCTGTAGGGGGAGCCGCTCGGCCGGCTGCGGGACGCCGCCTCTCCCCcggcagggcagagcaggacggggccgggcgcggggcggccaTGGGCAGCCGGCTGCGGCCCGTGGCGCTGTGCGGAGCGGTGCTggccgcggcgggcggcgcggcggtggCGGCCTGGGCATGGGCCTACGTGCGGGGCCGGGCCCGCCGCCCTCCTCCCGCCCCTGCCGAGCAG GTGAAGGGAACCAGCAGGCAGATCCTGGTGCTGGGCCTGGACGGGGCGGGGAAGAGCAGCGTGCTCCACTCGCTGGCCACCAACCAGGTGAAGCGCAGCGTGGCGCCCACCGAGGGCTTCAACGCCGTCTGCATCAACAGCGGGGAGAGCCAGATGGAGTTCCTGGAGA GTTGGTAG